The genomic segment AACTATAAGTGTGTGACATATATAGGCAGATAGATGACATGCTCCCAATGATTTCTTACTTTTTGTTACATTCCATCTTCATCACCAAAAgaataaataatcatattattaataagatttatatatatatatttcaaatatataaatattctgcgtatttaatatttaaatatgattcGAATGAGTTTGGTTTTTTGCATTATAAAAAAAGTTTGATTTTTGAGTTAGATTTTTTTTGGGTGAAAAGAAACAATGAATACATCAATtgcataaaaaaatctaaatcttTATCTTCTTGTAATAAATCTATTATTTTCTTAGGAATCTCTTCAAACACTTGTAAGTTTGATTTCCAGTTCAAGCTAAGTTTAGCAAGACGATTCACAACCAAGTTCCGATTTCTTGATATGTGATTGATCTTCCATTATCCTTCCGCCCTTATGATGTGCTGAGTCTTTCTAAGCACAATAATCTCTGAATCATCCAAACCCAAATCAGTCAGGGTTTGGGTGACTTCAAAGTTATCAGTCTAATTTTTTTAGTCGaactaaatatttaaattatatttctaTAACTATTATGACAGGTAGCAcatttatttattactatttttccctttcACGTTCTAtttcaatttcttcttcttttctcgacCCCTGCTGTAAGCATGTATccatatacttttttttaaaatcggAATAACTTTTTTTAAACGTAAAAAAGTGACAATTCTTTTTGgatacttttttttatcaaacaaatcaatttaatgttttttttaaaaagtatgaaCGATTTaactgtaaaaaaattaaaagaataaaatcacactatataaaattaaatattcctTTTCGATTTGCAAAAAGGAATAACTAATActatactaaaaatttcataaatatcattataattccaaaaattaaattaaaaaaatcttgaCCTTAGTCCTATTTCTCAATACTAAGCATCCTAAATTGCATCATCCGCTTTTTCATAAGATCAAACTCATCAATAATAGAATTTGTATAGGTATGGactgtcgaaacccttttttttttaaatcgatttaaaaaaacgaaaatggagtcaccaccaatcatttttaattaggtgtgattggatcacctcaaaactttaataaaatgttagatttactaaaattattttcGGTCTTACAAACTCTGAGAAATAGGTTCTGGAATCGGTTACGTATAAGGAATGATTAGCATcatcattacgcccaaaattgatacctaattgattacttgatatcttagtgtcgagaattgaaaaTCTGAAGAGAATTTAAAGCATGATCCCTCTTTGTATAATGttatttgactaaaatattacttaactaaattaagtttaatggaaaaaaccttattttgagttaatcaaggAGAAGGACCATGCCCTGCGAGTTAGGACACGATGCCTCTAATTCTCGAAAACCAGAATAATCGCCATTTGATCATTACCTAAatcttgcttttctttttttatttttaaataggatattcaattatttcgGTTTTAGAAAGAGGCCATACTCCGTAAGTTAGGAGTACGACTCtccaaattctaaaaataatgaacattgcctTAGTTTAATTATTTCCTATGCGTTATGTAAAACGAACGTAACTTTTAAAATGATATGCATTTAGTAAAAACGGAGAAATATGTTGTAATATGACACATAGAATGGttatagcaaaataaaataaccatGTAGGTAAAAATGAAAGGATGATATTATggtaataagtaaaaaaataaaataaataaaaaaacaatgttgataaataatgataataatgcaactataataGTAATACGAATATCGacttataataataatagcaatactCATATCATAAttattatcataataataatatgaataaataaaataacgagggattaaattgaaatttaagtgaaaattaaattataaattgcaaaataataaagaaaggagaaataaaggactaaattgaaagtctATAAAAATATAgtgtctaaatttaaaaaaaaaagatataaaggactaaattaaaatgcgATATAAAAGTTCAGGGACTCCGAGGACAATTAGTCCAAAGCAGTACGCGCGTCATTCCCCAAGGGGTCAACGGTCTGAAGACCAAACTGAAAACAAATCCAAATTGAATGGCATAATTTCTAAAAAGAAAGAATACTGAAATTAGGACCAGATTAAAATAACTCAAAAGGCGAAAGGACCAGGGCCATAAATAGACCCTTTTCACGAAAACACGTGGACTCCAGGGGATCCGGATCGAGTTGGCAGGTCAGGCCTAAAAGAACGCCGTTTTGGGACCTCTGAAACCTAGCCAAAATGACGTTGTTTGGTAACgcctatataagtaaaaaaaatttaaaaattttcatttcaaattcggttttaaaaaaaaatttgagcccttttttttctctctctcagCCCTCCCCCAGTCCGGCCATAGAGCCACTGCAAGCCCGTCGTGGCCACCGGTCATTGGTGACGGCAACCATTGCCTCCGGTGGtcgaagttaaaaaaaaaaacaagcttTTTCAGCCCCTATTCGGCCCAAATATGAAGGTTTACCTTTTGttctaaggaaaaaaaaaagagaaactttCGGCTCTTTCACCTAGCTGACGTGCGCCTTTCACGTCCCATTTCATCGAAGCCTAGGCCAAACCCTAATGAGTTATAGGGTTTTCGGTGTCGGAGAATACCTCTGACGACATAGGGAGGCGAATCGACTCAGGTAAAAAATAGATtgtatcatttatttattatactttttcgaaattaaaaaaaaatcaccttcattttttcttttcacgtTTTTTGTTCTTCGTATTCAATTTTTTCTTGTCTGAATCTTACAATCGTTTGGCTTTTTATAACCATtacaatatttcattttttttctttttcttttttgtttctgctCTGCTAGGCTATTTCtgctattttagttttttttttctgtctatttgtcatataaggacctcaaattttgaatttcatagctatttggtacctttagctactagaattcaacttttgtatcttatgcaatttggtcctttttatcaaattaaatatgtaatcggtaaaaatttcttaacaaaattttcatacgatatttctatcatactgtagactataaaataatattaaaatgaaatttattccaACCTCGAATTTGTAaccccgaaactactattttgatttcactgaaaatgggttgttacagtcaACAGTGGGGAGAGAGCTGTGCCTTTTACTATTTTGGTGCAACGGTGGCAACGGAGGCGTCAGGTCTCGGGCAATTTaggtttttgattttttgaaaaaagtttaggttgtggggTATTGGGCTTTGGGTTGTTGGTATTAGGTTTAGTAGATAGATTGGGCTATTGAGCTCTTTTTATTTGGGCCAATATACTTTGTAATTGGACTTAGgactttttatttttacttttattatgtCGGTTTGTTTGGGCTGGACAGAATTGGGCCATTACATGGGCCAGATctattaattttagaatttgactttaaaatttatattgagcctttaaatttagttttttaaaacTCATCATACTTTAATATTTggttattattaaaattatataattaaaaatcaaaaaataatttattaatataaagtataataaaaaatatataattaacatattttcaataaaaatattagagattagaataaaattttaaatataattttaaaatataaggaAGTAATGATTAAGATTTCGTATTCAGGTCCTAATAAATAAGattgaaaaatgtaaaatagggTGGCGGAGTACCGTAGCAGATCGGTTACAGACAAAATTCACCGTCTTGAAACAGTAAAAAGATGAGCGAGTACCGTAAAATTTGATGATCTCATTGCTCCATATGGAAAACATCTTAAACTTGGAGTCATTGAGCTGTGTGATCATCAATGATTGGTTAACTTTTCCTTATTGAGGTTGATTGACATTACCACTCTCATACCATAATTAAATATGTTAGGTGCATGCATTATTAACttcattaataatatattttcttttaatattatctaGAAAACTCCaaacaataatttaattattgatattattaaCGCACCTTATATTCAAGTCGATTTGATGATTAGTGTTGAAAATTAGAGAataaaaatgtttgaattttagttttaCAGATTTGTGACGTTTAAAgctttttcataaaaaaaatagaatcatAGAAGAGTAGGGGAGCTTTTGATTGATGCAAACAGTGTGAATAAAGAAAGTCATGCAACAATGATTTTAACTATCCAGTGATctaaatgaaaagttttgaatcgttcaataatcattttgtaactttttgaagttaaattactaaaacataaacttactaatagcttgtggcaataggtataatttatccaaaaaaaggataaatatcgaaactatatatgaattttgtttcaatgtgtaattttatacacaaattttgattttgtacatcaaattttaatttgattaaattctcactatttttaacataaatattaatataacatcaatttatatttatataatgcatatacatataattatatttattaaatatagaaataaattgatatatttatttctttaaatgtctatgattaataaaaattaaaaatttatgtaaacacttaaatcataattaaaatttgggttttttacaaaaataatataaaaaataaaaaattccaaaatgttataactttttttatttaccaaaatatatatttttttttttatttaccaaaatatatcaaaaaaacaaaaaaaacaaaaaaataaaaaacagaaaaaaaacctGAACTGATTTGACAACTCCTTGGGTGGAGGGAAGCAGGTTAGCGGCACCAAACAAGGGAAGCAGGTTGGCGGCACCAGTTGAGGCAACCCTGTTGGCGGCACCACCCTTGAATTTAAGGGTGGTCGGTTGGTGGGGGTAGAAGGAGaggggaagaagaagaaagaaagaaagaaagaaaaagaaggaaaaggaaaggagaggaaagaaagaaaaagaaggaaagaaaaggaaatgggaggaaagaaagaaaaataaggaaagaaaacgaaaggagaagagaaaaaaaaagaaagaagaagaagagggaaggaaggaaaaaaaaagaaaataaggtaattattattattaatttaaggtttttgtaatatttgtgtgttaaaaaataatgttaagtACATTTtacgtattttattattttatttataatatataatttttgagaTATATTTAGCATGAAAAAATTCATGGCATGTACATTATATGTtgattaggaattttttttatgaaattgacttAGGATGTTGAAATTAGTTTTGTtaggaaaataacattaaaagtaaaatgataaaaaaatatatttaagaaaacataaaataagaaaagaaaaaacgaaAATGATATATTCACCGAAAGTAAGAAAATGCgaaaaaaattatatctttaataaattttaaacataatgcactgaaaaagtataaaattataaaatttaaaatgactatattttttaaaataataaaatacggagagaaaaatacgaacaaatggccaaaataatagtgtattactaactttttaaaaaattgagaaatagttaatacaaatatttttaaaaaatgtaatgaaataatataaagtaataaaataaaaatataaaaatatttttattgaaagtaataaaaattggaaaaaaaatacgAGCAAATGACAGGGATAAGAATTTTTTTCTTACACCAAATAAAAAAcccgtttttagtatttttttattttggtaaataatatatatatataatattttggtatttttttaatattttattatttttgtaatgttttattatgggttttatacaaaaataatataaaaaaataaaaaattaccaaaatattataacttttttttatttaccaaaatatatataaatttttttatttaccaaaatatatcaaaaaataaaaaaaacaaaaacagaaaaaaacacactaaattaataaattaatttgacACTAAATACACTAAATAATACGAGTAAATGGCAGGGATAATGGtttttttacactaaattaattttaaaaacacactaaattaataaatttaaaacattatgtaaaattataaaattagaaatgaagatttttttaaagtaataaaatgcggagaaaaaaatacgaacaaatggccgaagtaagagttttttactaactttttCTTCAACTTGCAGTCATTGCAATGGCTTCATTGATTAGCACCAAAAGCCACATATCTGATGCGGTTAATAACgcggtatgatttattatttattaatcacgggttctatttatttaaaaaggataGACGTACAAAGAAATAATGTTATCGTAAaattttttctgtaatttaacactatcagGACTCGTACCGAGTTTTAAGGGGTCGTGTGAGTGTTTTGAAGAATACCCCGGATGCACGGTTGATGCCGTACTTAGAGCTAGCCGGATTTGGGTCCGTAGCACAGATCCGGTACACCGTCTTGCGCTTTGATTTATTATCTGCGCTAGTGGAGCGGTGGCgcccggagacccacacttttcatttttcatgcaGGGTGTGCACGGTGACCTTGGAGGATGTAGCGTTGCAGCTTGGGCTCCCAATTGACGGGAGTCCCGTAACGGGATTATCTGCATTTACCGATCCGGATGCACTTTGCTATCAGCTTCTAGGAGACTCACCAGGGGACGGTGAGTCATATTTTTCGGGCTTACAATTTACATGGCTGAAAGCCAAGTATGGACAATTATCAGCGACAGCCACTGAAGGCGAGTTGATGTGCGCTGCTCGAGCGTACATCATGCATATCATAGGGGGAGAAATCATGCCTGATGCAAACAACGACAATGTGCATTTGATGTACTTGCCCCTGTTAGCTGACTTGTCCAGTGTTACCTCCTATAGCTGGGGCTCAGCCGTGCTAGCAGTCTTGTATCGAGAGCTTTGTAGGGTGACAGATCCGAAAGTTCGCGACATGGGCGGATGCCTCTCACTGCTGCAGTCCTGGGCGCTGTATCGGATGCCATTTTTGGCATCGATTAGAGACCAACCGTATGTTTATCCACTGCTGAAcatgtgataaaatataacttCTCATTATTTTTAGTTATAATATATTGACTAATGTTACCAACTCTAAACGCTATATTTGTTTTTTGTAGGTGGAGTGCTCATCCGGGTATCAGGATGTCGTTAAATGTCCTACTATACTGCCTCATGATTGAACAGTATGCTCGGGATGGGGTAAGAtgctattctaatattcatgacaTCTTATTTTCTATATCTTACGCACACGTTATGACTAAttataaccatgttattaatcatgcagtttatatggaCGCCATACTGAACGCCAGAAATTACAGCCGTGGTACCCTCATTTGCGTACGTGCATTCGTACATATGGTGCACTAACgcaccaattataaatttcaacatggtcgAGTGGTATCACGGCGATCGGGTGCTACGGCAGTTTGGCTTCATCCAACCTATCCCGGATCCGTCGTGTGAGGTGGGAGAAGTTCACGGCAAGAATAAGAGAGGAAAATCGATGATAGATTGAGGAATTAAGCACCAGAAATTTGTGACGCTGTGGAACGATCGATTTCGTCGAAGACCTTAGATGGTTATGGCTACCGACTCGCAACCATCATTAGAGTATATGCAATGGTACTATAGTTGCGGGAAGCCATATTTATTTGGAGGCCAGTCGATTGTAATCCCCCCGCACATGCAGCCACATGGGGAATTGGTCATAGCGGCCCAGGATGATTTGGATCCAATGGCATATTATTCTCCGGAACCACCAGAGCCCGAGCAGGAGCCCCAGCCAGATCCGGAACAATCGTGATTTGTCGGTTCAGATAGCTATCATCCGGATTTGTCAGGCACTGACAATTTGCCGAGCTTCTCAGGGCCAGAATATGTATACGACTTTGAACTATTCCGATCCTACTCGCCTGGCCCATATCCGCAGCATTATGAGACTCCCTCAGGTGCATCAAGTTCGTCGCTGCCGAACGAGGGACCTGCTCAAAATGATTTCCTCCCTATTTTTACTACACCACCACCTGCGCCAAATGACAATGTAGGTCGTCGCGGGCACCCAGAACGTAACCGTCGACCTCCGAATAGGTATACACCTAGGACTacaccatcgaaccatcaattttaggggtgtATGGCACATGTTTGTACATTAACACGTTTGTACTTTTTTGtatcaatttaattattctagTTTTAGTTATTGTGCTTattgttcaatttctttttaccaatttaattattttaaagttgCATTATATTAAAGCTTAATTTAAGGTTATATGCCTCCATTTTcgattaatattaataattccaAACGTCatatactattttataacttaatttggatACAATGTAATCATAATCATTTGTATACTTTTTTATCATTAcacataaaaattttacaatattagGTCAATTACGACCCGATCGGGACGACTGTCCAACATGAAAGTTTCGGTTAGGGCATTTATTCCGACTATGACCACTTAACCTGCATATTCCACAACGCTTTCCGTCTGACTTCTCCCTGATGTCCATTTCATTACGGATTCTGCTTGACTGCGGACGACCTATCGGATTCCTCCGCAGCCCTCTGTCTGAGAGAAGCTCGAAAGTTGTCAGAGGCACCTCCCACGTTGATAGGTCAGGCAAGACGGGGAACTCATTTTCCCTGACACGCAATGTGCGCTCCAGCGTGTACACATCATGGACATATTGTTCAACATTGACGTTAAATTTAGCACACGCTGCCACGACATGCGCAcagggataatgaagtgtttcgaACCTTCTGCACTCGCACCGTCGGTTCCGGAtatcaactccgtaggacctagTCGGTATACCAGGTCGACGGCTGATGCTCTTAGTAACTCGAAATGTTTGCAGTcgtcgtgaatatatttctacattcattgaCCTCGCCAACCGACGGTTTACGACCATTTTATCCCTAACATGTTTGACAAACACGTGTCTCGCCTCAATCTGGTCAACTTGCTattgacccattcttggcatcaaaaTAGCCAGCCTGTAGAAAGTTGCAGAAAATGCAGATGCAATCGGAAGATGACGTGTTTTTAACAAAACAACGTTGATCCCCTCgactaagtttgtggtcatttggccataacgaaagccctcgtcaaaactttgatcccattgccacggctccattgtgcccaaccattgtcggaaagatgtgtttgtctgcccctccatgtcactctcaagtcggatCATTTTTTGTCGGAACATATATGGCTCTAACTCGTACGCTGCATACGTATTAAGAAAAATAAGTTCTAGTAACTCGATAACATGaaacattacaacttatattgaaaatataaggttatcatttacccattgccaggacttgtctcttccagtctgcattcttgTAATCTTTGTGGAAGCTAGCCGCAATGTAACAGATGTAGTAAACGGATCTCAACGGCACACTGAAACGCCTGATTACTGCAATTAAACCcttccctctatcggagatgatgcaaatgttatcgttgctaataacatacttCTGCAGGTTTGTGAGGAAAAATTCCCAAGACTCCATGTTCTCTTTATCTACGAtagcaaatgctatcgggagcacatttctgttgccgtcttgagcaaccgcaataagtaggatctgtgtatattttccatatagccagtgtaacaccccttacccgagaccgtttctggagtcgagcacgaggcattacttggcttatcttaccagttcggagcataaaaactaggtttgaaaatttatttcattattcgcagcaaatctgtctagtcgcgcagcagttactaaattaattataacttgagctaaagaactcgaaatttaatcccgtaaattttccctgaaactagactcatatatctactcaccataaaatttttagaattttttgttcagaaaattagtacagtttattagttaaagtctcccctgtgtcaccaccagactgccctgacctctagtcacta from the Gossypium hirsutum isolate 1008001.06 chromosome D09, Gossypium_hirsutum_v2.1, whole genome shotgun sequence genome contains:
- the LOC107892580 gene encoding uncharacterized protein, translating into MVVNRRLARSMNVEIYSRRLQTFRVTKSISRRPGIPTRSYGVDIRNRRCECRRFETLHYPCAHVVAACAKFNVNVEQYVHDVYTLERTLRVRENEFPVLPDLSTWEVPLTTFELLSDRGLRRNPIGRPQSSRIRNEMDIREKSDGKRCGICRLSGHSRNKCPNRNFHVGQSSRSGRN
- the LOC107892579 gene encoding protein MAIN-LIKE 2-like translates to MASLISTKSHISDAVNNADSYRVLRGRVSVLKNTPDARLMPYLELAGFGSVAQIRYTVLRFDLLSALVERWRPETHTFHFSCRVCTVTLEDVALQLGLPIDGSPVTGLSAFTDPDALCYQLLGDSPGDGESYFSGLQFTWLKAKYGQLSATATEGELMCAARAYIMHIIGGEIMPDANNDNVHLMYLPLLADLSSVTSYSWGSAVLAVLYRELCRVTDPKVRDMGGCLSLLQSWALYRMPFLASIRDQPWSAHPGIRMSLNVLLYCLMIEQYARDGPHGELVIAAQDDLDPMAYYSPEPPEPEQEPQPDPEQS